The proteins below come from a single Acidobacteriota bacterium genomic window:
- a CDS encoding PAS domain S-box protein, translating to MEPFTSNLKDNSTLATANADLLSELAQQRKIETLLHEQQEQLAGIISSAMDAILTVDAAQRVTIFNTAAEKMFGYSAAEALGQPLDRFIPDRYRAAHRQHIEGFGKTSVTRRSMRALGEVFGLRRNREEFPVEASISQVQIGGEKFYTVILRDITNRRAAEERLQEQAALLDHAQDSIIVRDLEQRILFWNRSAEKLYGWSKEEVLNRDICERVFQGNTDELQKATQTALNTGEWRGELHQKNREGKPIVVEGRWKLVRDNQGQPKSILITNTDITEKKKLEAQFLRAQRMESIGTLAGGIAHDLNNILSPIMLSVQMLQLKTSDEASLKMLEILQTNAERGSGMIKQILSFARGVSGERVSVQLKHLIKEIAKILKETLPRSIEIKPKIPDELWLINGDATQLHQVLMNLCINARDALPDGGTVSLVAENCVVDETYAEMAADAKPGRYVRVIVTDNGTGIKPENLARIFDPFFTTKEVGHGTGLGLSTVLGIVKGHHGFINVYSEPGKGSEFRIYLPAQESSHPHLNALPSVEMPRGHSELILVVDDEAAIRQIAQTTLEAFNYRVLTASDGAEAIALFAQHRDEIKAVLTDLMMPLMDGVALIRALRKLSPDVRIIASSGLASNGKTAEVSDEGAQAFLPKPYTASLLLQTLARVLNMPEKGNG from the coding sequence ATGGAACCATTCACGAGCAATCTAAAAGACAATTCCACACTGGCTACGGCCAACGCGGATTTGCTAAGCGAGCTTGCGCAACAGCGCAAAATCGAAACGCTGTTGCATGAACAGCAGGAACAACTGGCGGGCATTATTTCCTCGGCGATGGATGCCATCCTCACGGTGGATGCCGCGCAACGGGTCACCATTTTCAACACCGCCGCGGAAAAGATGTTCGGGTATTCCGCCGCCGAAGCTCTCGGCCAACCGCTCGACCGGTTTATTCCCGACCGCTATCGAGCCGCGCATCGCCAACACATTGAGGGGTTCGGTAAAACCAGCGTCACGCGCCGTTCGATGCGCGCCCTGGGCGAAGTTTTTGGGCTGCGCCGCAATCGTGAAGAGTTCCCGGTCGAAGCCTCGATCTCGCAGGTGCAAATTGGCGGCGAAAAGTTTTACACCGTGATCTTGCGCGACATCACCAACCGCCGCGCCGCCGAAGAACGTTTGCAGGAACAAGCAGCCCTGCTGGATCACGCCCAGGATTCCATCATCGTGCGTGATCTCGAACAACGCATCCTGTTTTGGAACCGCAGCGCCGAAAAGCTCTATGGCTGGTCTAAAGAAGAAGTTCTGAACCGGGATATTTGCGAGCGGGTCTTTCAAGGCAACACCGACGAATTACAAAAGGCCACGCAAACCGCGCTCAACACGGGCGAATGGCGCGGTGAGTTGCACCAGAAAAATCGCGAGGGCAAACCGATCGTGGTGGAAGGCCGCTGGAAACTGGTACGCGACAACCAGGGTCAGCCCAAATCCATTCTGATCACCAACACCGACATCACCGAAAAGAAAAAACTCGAAGCCCAATTCCTGCGCGCCCAACGCATGGAAAGCATCGGCACGCTCGCGGGCGGCATTGCGCACGATCTCAACAACATTCTTTCCCCGATCATGCTTTCGGTGCAAATGCTGCAACTCAAAACCAGTGATGAAGCCTCTCTCAAGATGCTGGAGATTTTGCAAACCAACGCCGAGCGCGGCAGCGGGATGATCAAACAGATTCTCTCTTTCGCACGCGGCGTCAGCGGCGAACGCGTGTCAGTGCAACTCAAGCATTTGATCAAGGAAATCGCCAAGATTCTCAAGGAAACGCTGCCACGCTCCATCGAAATTAAACCCAAAATTCCGGACGAACTCTGGCTGATCAATGGTGATGCCACGCAATTGCATCAGGTGCTGATGAACCTTTGTATCAATGCCCGTGACGCCTTACCCGATGGCGGCACGGTATCGCTCGTCGCTGAAAATTGCGTCGTGGATGAAACCTATGCCGAGATGGCGGCTGATGCGAAACCGGGCCGTTATGTGCGCGTCATCGTCACCGACAACGGCACAGGCATCAAACCGGAAAATCTGGCCCGCATTTTCGATCCATTCTTTACGACCAAAGAAGTCGGCCACGGCACCGGCCTCGGTCTTTCTACGGTGCTAGGCATTGTCAAAGGTCACCACGGGTTCATCAATGTTTATAGCGAACCCGGCAAAGGCTCGGAATTTCGCATTTATCTGCCGGCCCAGGAATCTTCACACCCGCACTTAAACGCGCTGCCTTCTGTTGAAATGCCGCGCGGCCACAGTGAGTTGATTCTGGTCGTAGACGACGAAGCGGCGATCCGGCAAATTGCGCAAACCACGCTGGAAGCCTTTAACTACCGTGTGCTCACGGCCAGCGACGGCGCCGAAGCCATCGCCTTGTTCGCGCAACACCGCGACGAGATCAAAGCGGTACTGACCGATCTGATGATGCCGCTGATGGATGGCGTGGCGCTAATCCGCGCCCTGCGCAAACTCTCACCCGACGTTCGCATCATCGCCAGCAGCGGCTTGGCCTCCAACGGCAAAACCGCCGAAGTCAGTGACGAAGGCGCGCAAGCCTTTTTACCCAAGCCCTACACCGCCAGTCTGTTATTACAAACCCTGGCGCGCGTGTTGAACATGCCAGAGAAAGGAAATGGCTGA